One window of Neorhodopirellula lusitana genomic DNA carries:
- a CDS encoding NAD(P)/FAD-dependent oxidoreductase: protein MDLNRAAEVPHVVIVGGGFGGLETAQRLRKSNVRVTLVDRHNYHLFQPLLYQVATGGLSPANIATPLRSIVRKQKNCEVILAEVTDFDITNQRLILRDGEVGYDYLVIAAGATHSYFGRDEWAPFAPGLKTIADAAEIRRRIYVAFEAAERESDNDLRKALLTFVVVGGGPTGVELAGALSEIARHTLKHDFRNIKPEEARIMVVEAAPHILAHYPEDLCQQAAEKVRGLGIEVHVHTKVTDITAEAVHLAGPDGDSVVATRTVLWGAGVQANPLGKQLAAALGMETDRAGHLSVTSTCLVAGQENIFAIGDIASFTSSDGKPLPGLAAVAMQQGQFVAKAITSLAQGDTIDGEFSYHDRGTMATIGRAVAVAQIGTRQFCGFFAWLLWLLVHLMLIVQFQNRALILVQWAWGYVTFNRSNRIITGEEPVNIVPLPSSVKASLLKEASPLKEGG from the coding sequence ATGGACTTGAACCGTGCTGCTGAAGTTCCGCATGTTGTCATTGTTGGCGGTGGGTTTGGTGGTCTTGAAACCGCTCAGCGGCTGCGTAAGTCGAACGTGCGAGTCACGTTGGTGGATCGGCATAACTACCACCTCTTTCAGCCATTGCTGTACCAGGTCGCAACAGGCGGACTATCACCAGCCAACATTGCGACGCCATTGCGGTCGATCGTTCGGAAACAGAAAAACTGTGAAGTGATCTTGGCCGAGGTCACCGACTTCGACATCACGAACCAAAGATTGATTCTGCGTGATGGCGAGGTGGGCTACGATTATTTGGTGATCGCGGCGGGAGCAACCCATTCGTACTTTGGCCGTGACGAGTGGGCCCCGTTCGCACCCGGGTTGAAGACGATCGCGGATGCGGCGGAAATACGCCGGCGGATTTATGTTGCGTTCGAGGCAGCCGAACGCGAGTCGGACAATGATCTGCGAAAGGCTTTGTTAACCTTTGTCGTCGTTGGGGGCGGGCCAACGGGTGTTGAGTTGGCGGGGGCGTTGTCAGAGATCGCGCGGCATACGCTGAAGCATGACTTCCGCAATATCAAGCCGGAAGAAGCTCGAATCATGGTCGTCGAAGCGGCCCCGCATATCTTGGCTCATTATCCCGAGGACCTCTGTCAGCAGGCGGCCGAGAAAGTGCGTGGGTTGGGAATCGAGGTGCACGTGCACACCAAGGTGACGGACATCACCGCCGAGGCGGTGCATCTAGCGGGACCGGATGGGGATTCCGTCGTTGCCACTCGGACGGTGTTGTGGGGGGCCGGCGTGCAGGCCAACCCGTTGGGTAAGCAATTGGCCGCCGCGTTAGGAATGGAAACGGATCGGGCCGGGCATTTATCGGTCACATCGACATGCCTCGTTGCGGGTCAGGAAAACATCTTTGCGATTGGCGACATCGCTTCCTTTACCAGTTCCGATGGCAAGCCGTTGCCGGGGCTGGCGGCCGTCGCCATGCAGCAAGGCCAGTTCGTTGCCAAAGCGATCACTTCGTTGGCGCAGGGCGACACGATTGATGGTGAGTTCAGCTATCACGATCGAGGCACGATGGCGACGATTGGTCGCGCTGTTGCGGTTGCCCAGATTGGTACTCGGCAGTTTTGTGGCTTCTTCGCGTGGTTGTTGTGGTTGCTGGTGCACTTGATGTTGATTGTGCAGTTCCAGAATCGAGCTTTGATCTTGGTGCAGTGGGCGTGGGGTTACGTCACGTTCAATCGTAGCAACCGGATCATCACGGGTGAGGAGCCGGTCAACATTGTGCCGCTACCCTCTTCAGTGAAAGCCAGCCTACTGAAAGAAGCCAGTCCACTGAAAGAAGGTGGTTGA
- a CDS encoding LamG-like jellyroll fold domain-containing protein translates to MDNQRFEKLLGRYLDEGLTADTKAEFERMLLASSEARERFWERARTNSMLRQWGQESWGSQFEAAGMADEQSVSSCEVTEPDLVGDCLMDPLEDTKLSQDRKVVRQPSVSWMERSVSWMGWIVAACVLLVTGMWSLRQESLQRPGRGNMSQVVASQTRSAETQLIQQADWVALLRRSIGVQWSGLGKSPSIGEPLMPCKLEFDSGLVEIQTRRGALMVLEGPASLEIISDMEVRCTRGRLRVDVPPPAEGFMVQAPYVNLIDRGTVFAVEVSESQDTEIHVIDGMVELISPSGLEHQRKLLAGESVVVASVGSYQEIPSKAKAFLSESRVRSESRDINIERRKAWERRRDSLSKDENCLLYFDFNRTNRGDTILTNLASKTDRSTDGTIIGCDWTQGRWPGKGAVDLKNMSDRIRFSLSGEYSTLTCVASVRLDSMDGLVNTLLSSGVGSPGDIHWQIAAKGQGEGRLSLGRRVATIRDELDQYDSPPVFRNEQFGTWIQLAFVWDAAEGTVRQYVDGTLVSVDPIRAEELGQAGKLRLGQVEIGNGSQPVAALGNPVRNFNGRIDEFVVFDTALESEEILAFQELGSTFWSNGGRTSRWDDPSNWSGGVVPSSHDVVRIDRSGNDKLKLADATTEGLNSIYVGSAASKVGVFDIDGGTLVADGHSDRHSRVGVAGGDGVINQSGGAVTVNSLQVGLDAESKGVYRISGGTLNVVRAVRQFSSIEVGSKGGLGVFEISGGRVLTRRGVTLGNAGGNGIFRVIGADAEAIGMGSLQSGDGFWIHNTGSTLHAVVGEQGLTTISIAEVGDNGGGDVVFADGALLRVGFEGVPRAGSWDVMKWQGKLLDHGLEFDREVDQNRWSFHFVDTDSSGEPDTLRVTASEFYASHVMRN, encoded by the coding sequence ATGGACAACCAACGATTTGAAAAGCTGTTAGGGCGTTATCTCGATGAAGGGCTGACCGCTGACACAAAAGCGGAATTCGAGCGTATGTTGCTGGCCTCGTCGGAGGCTCGTGAGCGTTTTTGGGAGCGTGCAAGAACTAACAGCATGCTTCGACAATGGGGACAGGAGAGTTGGGGCAGCCAATTCGAAGCGGCAGGAATGGCGGACGAACAATCGGTTTCGTCGTGTGAGGTGACCGAACCCGACTTGGTCGGCGATTGCTTGATGGATCCCTTGGAAGACACGAAACTCAGTCAAGACAGGAAAGTGGTACGCCAGCCCAGTGTGTCTTGGATGGAGCGAAGTGTGTCGTGGATGGGATGGATTGTCGCGGCGTGCGTGTTGTTGGTGACTGGGATGTGGTCGCTTCGCCAGGAATCTTTGCAGCGTCCCGGTCGGGGCAACATGAGCCAGGTGGTCGCCTCGCAAACTCGCTCTGCTGAAACACAGTTGATTCAACAAGCCGACTGGGTCGCGCTGCTGCGTCGTTCCATCGGGGTTCAGTGGAGCGGTTTAGGAAAGTCGCCTTCGATTGGCGAACCATTGATGCCGTGCAAGCTCGAATTTGATAGCGGCTTGGTCGAGATTCAGACCCGGCGTGGTGCTTTGATGGTCTTGGAAGGACCGGCATCCTTGGAAATTATCAGTGATATGGAGGTGCGTTGCACGCGAGGGCGTTTACGAGTGGATGTGCCGCCGCCTGCGGAAGGCTTCATGGTACAGGCCCCGTATGTCAATCTTATCGATCGCGGAACCGTCTTCGCCGTTGAAGTTAGCGAGAGCCAGGATACTGAAATCCATGTGATCGACGGTATGGTTGAGTTGATTTCGCCTAGCGGATTGGAGCATCAACGCAAACTGTTGGCTGGTGAATCAGTGGTCGTGGCTTCGGTAGGAAGCTATCAAGAGATTCCGTCGAAGGCGAAGGCTTTCCTTTCGGAATCGAGAGTTCGCTCGGAATCACGCGACATTAATATTGAACGTCGCAAGGCTTGGGAGCGTCGACGTGACAGCCTTTCGAAAGATGAGAACTGCCTGTTGTATTTCGATTTCAATCGAACCAATCGCGGTGACACGATTCTGACCAACTTGGCGTCGAAAACGGATCGGTCCACAGATGGGACGATCATTGGTTGTGATTGGACGCAAGGCCGATGGCCTGGTAAGGGAGCAGTCGACCTCAAGAACATGTCCGATCGCATTCGGTTTTCGTTGTCGGGCGAGTATTCGACTTTGACTTGCGTTGCGTCGGTGAGATTGGATTCGATGGATGGTTTGGTGAACACGTTGCTTTCAAGTGGCGTTGGCTCGCCGGGCGACATCCATTGGCAAATCGCCGCGAAGGGGCAGGGTGAAGGTCGGTTGTCGTTGGGCCGCCGCGTAGCGACGATCCGAGATGAGCTGGACCAGTACGACAGTCCGCCTGTCTTTCGCAATGAACAGTTCGGAACCTGGATTCAGTTAGCGTTTGTGTGGGATGCCGCGGAAGGGACCGTTCGACAGTACGTCGATGGGACACTCGTTTCGGTGGACCCCATCCGCGCGGAAGAACTGGGCCAGGCCGGCAAACTGCGACTGGGTCAAGTGGAAATTGGGAACGGTTCGCAGCCGGTGGCAGCGCTTGGTAACCCAGTCCGCAACTTTAATGGGCGGATCGATGAGTTTGTCGTTTTTGATACAGCATTGGAGTCGGAAGAAATTCTGGCGTTCCAGGAGCTAGGAAGCACATTTTGGAGCAACGGTGGCCGCACCAGTCGATGGGATGACCCTAGCAATTGGTCCGGGGGAGTGGTGCCATCTAGTCATGACGTGGTGCGGATCGATCGTTCGGGAAATGACAAGTTGAAGCTTGCAGATGCGACAACGGAAGGTTTGAATTCGATCTATGTTGGGTCTGCCGCGTCGAAGGTGGGGGTTTTTGACATCGATGGCGGGACATTAGTCGCCGATGGCCACTCGGATCGTCACAGCCGCGTTGGAGTTGCCGGGGGCGATGGAGTCATCAATCAGTCTGGCGGTGCGGTGACTGTAAATAGTCTGCAAGTTGGGCTCGATGCCGAGTCCAAGGGCGTTTACCGGATCAGTGGCGGTACGCTCAATGTGGTTCGAGCGGTTCGTCAGTTCAGTTCAATTGAAGTGGGCAGTAAAGGTGGTTTGGGAGTCTTCGAAATTTCCGGCGGTCGGGTGCTGACCCGACGTGGGGTGACATTGGGCAATGCGGGTGGCAATGGAATCTTCCGTGTCATCGGTGCGGACGCCGAAGCCATCGGGATGGGCTCGCTTCAAAGTGGGGACGGATTCTGGATTCATAACACTGGCAGCACGTTGCATGCGGTTGTAGGCGAACAGGGCCTGACGACGATCTCGATCGCGGAGGTTGGCGACAATGGTGGCGGCGACGTTGTGTTCGCGGATGGCGCATTGTTGCGTGTTGGATTCGAGGGCGTGCCCCGCGCCGGGTCATGGGACGTGATGAAGTGGCAAGGGAAGCTGCTTGACCATGGTTTGGAGTTTGATCGCGAAGTGGACCAGAATCGATGGTCATTCCACTTCGTGGATACTGATTCGTCGGGCGAGCCGGACACTCTTCGGGTGACGGCCAGCGAGTTTTACGCCTCTCACGTGATGCGAAACTAG
- a CDS encoding ASPIC/UnbV domain-containing protein codes for MVIGSFDQHPGLEVFVANDQSANHFWSRPGGTGLAFEESAIVRGLGSSNGAAYQGSMGLATGDFDQDGDFDIYVTNFDRECNTYHDQVNDGVWRDQTMAQKLYSPTLPVVGFGTEGVDLDNDGILEHVVSNGHVDAYEGDDSAPYAQPMQVFQRNSVGDFESIAESIGGAYLEADHVGRALWTLDVNRDGLTDLAVTHQTEPVALLVNHTKRSGNWIGVQLCGRHCSRDAIGATVEVQVGDQRWIKALTSGDGYLCSNERILRVGLGDLSDECSVTVSWLDGQQQTYAGLKLNTQWLLVEGDRDAFELQSVGES; via the coding sequence GTGGTCATTGGATCGTTTGACCAGCATCCAGGGCTCGAGGTTTTCGTTGCCAATGATCAGTCGGCCAATCATTTCTGGAGTCGACCTGGGGGCACCGGGCTCGCTTTTGAAGAGTCAGCGATTGTAAGAGGTTTGGGATCCAGCAATGGGGCGGCCTATCAGGGGTCGATGGGGCTGGCAACGGGCGACTTCGATCAAGATGGTGATTTTGACATTTACGTCACCAACTTTGACCGAGAATGCAATACCTATCATGATCAGGTGAACGATGGCGTATGGAGAGATCAGACGATGGCACAAAAGTTGTATTCGCCTACATTGCCTGTCGTTGGCTTCGGTACCGAGGGAGTCGACCTAGACAACGATGGGATTCTAGAACACGTCGTATCCAATGGCCATGTCGATGCCTATGAAGGCGATGATTCGGCACCCTATGCGCAGCCCATGCAGGTGTTTCAACGCAATTCGGTTGGTGATTTCGAGTCGATTGCGGAATCGATCGGTGGAGCTTACCTGGAAGCGGATCACGTCGGCCGTGCGTTGTGGACTCTTGATGTCAATCGTGACGGGCTGACTGATTTGGCAGTGACGCATCAAACTGAGCCGGTCGCTCTTTTGGTTAACCACACCAAAAGATCTGGCAACTGGATCGGGGTTCAACTGTGTGGACGTCATTGCTCTCGTGATGCCATTGGGGCAACTGTGGAGGTGCAAGTGGGAGATCAACGATGGATAAAAGCACTGACCTCGGGTGACGGATACCTGTGCAGTAACGAACGTATCCTACGCGTTGGTTTGGGCGACTTGAGTGACGAATGTAGCGTCACAGTCAGCTGGCTGGATGGACAACAACAAACCTACGCCGGTTTGAAGTTGAATACGCAATGGCTGCTTGTTGAGGGTGATCGTGATGCATTTGAGCTGCAATCTGTGGGTGAGTCGTAG
- a CDS encoding sigma-70 family RNA polymerase sigma factor, translating to MFIQNSPLIRGFILSLLPNMSRADDVLQETFLTISAKADEFVPDTDFASWACTIARYKVLEEFRASGAKSTSVLSPDVVEALCSVHTPPSNDIEGERLAALTSCLESLMPSTRRAIELRYCRAHSAAEIASILGWTTDSVYVMLSRARVALEKCIGSRLKTNGA from the coding sequence ATGTTTATTCAGAACTCGCCATTGATCCGGGGGTTTATCCTCAGTCTGCTGCCCAACATGAGCCGCGCCGATGACGTGTTGCAGGAAACGTTTTTGACGATTTCGGCAAAGGCGGATGAGTTTGTACCGGATACGGACTTCGCGTCTTGGGCGTGCACGATTGCTCGGTACAAGGTGTTGGAAGAGTTCCGGGCATCGGGTGCAAAGTCGACATCGGTGTTGTCACCGGATGTGGTCGAGGCGCTTTGCTCGGTCCACACGCCGCCGTCGAATGACATCGAGGGAGAGCGTTTGGCCGCACTCACGTCATGTTTGGAATCGTTGATGCCGTCGACTCGTCGGGCGATTGAGTTGCGTTACTGCCGTGCTCACAGCGCCGCGGAGATCGCCTCGATTCTTGGTTGGACGACTGATTCGGTGTACGTGATGTTGTCGCGTGCCCGGGTCGCTTTAGAGAAATGTATTGGCAGTCGCCTAAAAACGAACGGAGCTTAA
- a CDS encoding glycosyl hydrolase family 95 catalytic domain-containing protein yields the protein MKSPLPHRRMIALAVVVLTFITSTSGFSQSLGSADHSEFISDLESTPAPGVAQADKPNPRTKDTLARKPEPSSLAADIQWPEFLARHDMIWDRVPNRWEVAPYSGNGNVGFLFYQAENDAKNVISLFIGRHDYYDHRLPHDGNEMLWIYRSRLPLGHFELKCRGDIESVDLRLGLWNAELTGQVQTSQGTFAVHGLTHSQHDTVFFQTDARSSDESISISWHPETPIAPVKQTLDQGGGPQGKSWDAMRKAPYPLPPEPVLSTQGDRHFCLQGLHHQRGETTTGWQVTGSADAKQTLTASVHHSFPEHDSLERVQQNLSTSQRLLDSDDFHTSHRQWWHDYYPQSFLTLNDAEKEAFYWIQMYKFASATRGNGPIMDLMGPWYHRTFWPMVWGDLNVQLQYWTHLTANRLSVGESLPNAVDQYADNLAANAPKQWKDSASLAACFPQDMAAYGHVKTPDMLAWVLHDYWLHCQYAADHDRMRDNLFPILKKTVNGYLNFLKDRPAKSNDGEIHISNSWSPEYPGGRGQDINFTIALMRWSCQTLVDINNKHALNDPLLSQWQNVLDNLVDFQIDDNGMRIGKDIAFEKPHRHYSHLLAFYPLAVLTPETEDNRSLLRTSLDHWLNVSINSGIQVSAMPVTGYTATGAASMYAMLGDAERASHYLDFLIKHKNVSSTTMYAEGNPVIESPLSFATCVHDMLLQSWGGKIRVFPAVPDQWGDVAFRNLRTQGAFLVTAKKIKGATEFVSLSSEAGAPCVVQVDIPEPNIYINGNPSSAENVKQTEAGFYTVSLAAGDTATFTRQNLEDTDLSVSPIPISESDSNLFGLSKKTLRLPGHQYYFKD from the coding sequence ATGAAGTCTCCTTTACCCCACCGCCGGATGATTGCCCTCGCGGTGGTTGTGCTGACATTCATCACATCAACCAGCGGATTCTCCCAATCCCTGGGATCCGCCGACCATTCGGAATTCATCTCGGACCTCGAGTCCACACCGGCCCCAGGCGTCGCCCAGGCAGACAAGCCGAACCCGCGGACAAAAGACACCCTCGCCAGGAAACCGGAGCCATCCAGCCTGGCCGCCGACATCCAGTGGCCAGAATTCTTGGCCCGGCATGACATGATCTGGGATCGCGTCCCCAATCGATGGGAAGTCGCCCCCTACTCTGGCAACGGAAATGTCGGTTTCCTGTTCTATCAGGCCGAAAACGACGCCAAAAACGTGATCTCGTTGTTCATCGGTCGCCACGACTACTACGACCACCGATTGCCGCACGACGGCAACGAAATGCTCTGGATCTATCGCAGCCGTCTACCACTAGGACATTTTGAATTGAAATGCCGAGGCGATATTGAATCAGTCGACCTGCGACTCGGGCTGTGGAACGCCGAACTCACCGGCCAAGTCCAAACCTCCCAAGGCACTTTCGCCGTGCACGGGCTAACTCACAGCCAACACGACACCGTGTTTTTTCAAACCGACGCGAGATCTAGCGACGAATCCATCTCGATCTCCTGGCACCCCGAAACACCGATCGCTCCCGTCAAGCAAACCCTCGACCAGGGTGGTGGCCCCCAAGGAAAATCATGGGACGCGATGCGAAAGGCGCCCTACCCACTGCCGCCTGAACCGGTGCTGAGCACCCAAGGGGATCGGCACTTTTGCCTGCAAGGCCTGCATCATCAACGCGGCGAAACCACGACCGGCTGGCAAGTTACCGGTTCCGCCGACGCGAAACAAACCTTGACCGCCAGTGTTCATCACAGCTTCCCAGAACACGACAGCCTGGAACGGGTTCAGCAGAATCTGTCGACATCACAAAGACTGCTCGACAGCGATGACTTCCACACATCGCATCGCCAGTGGTGGCACGACTACTATCCCCAAAGTTTCCTGACCCTGAACGATGCCGAGAAAGAAGCGTTCTATTGGATTCAGATGTACAAGTTCGCGTCGGCCACACGCGGCAACGGCCCCATCATGGACTTGATGGGACCGTGGTACCACCGAACGTTCTGGCCCATGGTCTGGGGTGACCTGAATGTTCAACTTCAGTACTGGACGCACCTAACCGCGAACCGTTTGTCGGTCGGCGAATCACTCCCCAACGCCGTCGACCAATACGCAGATAACCTTGCCGCCAACGCTCCCAAGCAATGGAAAGACAGTGCCTCGCTGGCGGCCTGTTTCCCACAAGACATGGCGGCGTACGGTCATGTCAAAACCCCAGACATGCTCGCGTGGGTGCTGCATGATTACTGGCTGCACTGCCAATACGCAGCCGACCACGACCGCATGCGAGACAACCTGTTTCCAATCCTAAAGAAAACCGTCAACGGGTATCTCAACTTCCTGAAAGACCGTCCCGCGAAATCAAACGACGGCGAGATCCACATTTCGAATAGCTGGTCACCGGAATATCCCGGCGGCCGCGGGCAAGACATCAACTTCACAATCGCACTGATGCGTTGGAGCTGCCAAACGCTGGTCGACATCAACAACAAGCACGCACTCAATGACCCGTTGCTTTCCCAGTGGCAAAACGTGCTGGACAACTTGGTTGATTTCCAAATCGACGACAACGGCATGCGAATCGGCAAGGACATCGCTTTTGAAAAACCACATCGCCACTATTCACACCTGCTCGCGTTCTACCCGCTAGCCGTGCTCACTCCCGAAACGGAAGACAACCGCAGTCTGCTGCGAACTTCACTGGACCACTGGCTGAACGTGTCGATCAACAGCGGCATCCAGGTTTCCGCCATGCCGGTGACGGGCTACACCGCAACGGGCGCCGCATCGATGTACGCGATGCTGGGAGACGCCGAACGTGCATCGCACTACCTGGATTTCTTGATCAAACACAAGAACGTTTCGTCAACCACGATGTACGCCGAGGGCAATCCAGTCATCGAGAGCCCACTGTCATTCGCTACCTGTGTCCATGACATGTTGCTGCAAAGCTGGGGCGGCAAAATCCGTGTCTTCCCCGCGGTACCCGACCAGTGGGGCGATGTCGCCTTCCGCAACTTACGCACGCAAGGTGCCTTTCTGGTGACAGCCAAGAAGATTAAAGGAGCTACCGAATTCGTTTCGCTGAGCAGTGAAGCCGGGGCCCCCTGCGTCGTTCAAGTGGATATCCCTGAACCCAATATCTACATCAATGGAAACCCGTCTTCAGCGGAAAACGTCAAACAAACTGAAGCGGGCTTCTACACTGTCTCTCTGGCCGCAGGCGACACTGCGACGTTCACTCGCCAGAATCTTGAAGACACCGACCTGTCCGTGTCGCCGATTCCAATCAGTGAATCCGACAGCAACCTGTTCGGGCTCAGCAAAAAAACGCTCCGATTGCCGGGACACCAGTACTACTTCAAAGACTAG
- a CDS encoding DUF7133 domain-containing protein — MSSKAPPLSPAESIATMKVQPGYRVVPVLTEPDISEPVAAVWDGNGRMYVVEMRTYMQDIDGKNQLKPTSRVSRHEDTNDDGVYDKHTVFADNLSLPRMVLPLLDRVIIGETNTLDLKSYQDTDDDGVADKVEMWCERGRVGNNLEHQTSGLIWNIDNWLYATYTHERIRFTNGKVVREPMPHGSGQWGLTHDDVGRIYYSTAGGENPAMDFQRPIIYGKLALKGEQAPGFREVFPIDNVPDVQGGLKRVRDDNSLTVFTACCGQSVYRGNQMPADFNGDLLIPEPVGRLVRRAKATNDQGRIVLSNAYDQAEFIAATDPNFRPVNSATGPDGCLYLVDMYRGIIQEGNWVRKGSYLRGVVQEYELEKNVGRGRIFRIDHETTRRGPQPRMLDETPGQLVAHLSHANGWWRSEAQKLIVLHGDRAVVPALQEMAVSNSNPLARLHALWTLEGLDSVTAEVLKKAFADADWRVRSAAVRVAEPLLAVDRSLDADVVLLSKDSQPDVLIQTMLSVGRGQHPAADQIINQIVSANRDNEAIAGLSDQIAANRAAALAEQRKLDEMRRRNRELAESVERGAKTYKTLCTECHGPDGKGQHSPELKDVVLAPPLAGSARVRGHKERLARILLHGLVGPVDEKTYAAGLMLPMGAHDDEWIADVANFVRNQWGNESPIVSPADVARIRDTSKRRIGPWTLSELEFYAPAEMDRSLWKLSASHNSGSLTLAIDGNAKTRWDTKTVQKPGMWFAVEFAEPQRVMSLLLESKASPKDYPRGYTVEVSVDGKNWSAPVAKGTGDGPNINIELDLPDPIRHLRITQTGKAPKLYWSIHELTIQGKAPGEKPAESMAQVLADADPSELAAEARELGNAKAGAVLFFNPAMTCANCHEPASGPRLAPDLAAKREGVSDRFLVEAVLHPSKEIRKEFAQELVLTVDGTTVMGFKDSESDDVLVLRDPASGKLIEVAQDDIEFTKTGTVSAMPAGLVNPLSNRQQFLDLIRFLMEIDGRGSEYLKSMSEGLR, encoded by the coding sequence GTGAGCTCGAAGGCACCGCCGCTATCGCCCGCTGAGTCGATCGCGACGATGAAGGTGCAGCCAGGTTATCGCGTGGTTCCGGTACTGACCGAGCCCGACATTAGTGAGCCTGTTGCGGCGGTATGGGATGGCAATGGGCGGATGTACGTGGTGGAGATGCGCACGTACATGCAAGACATCGATGGCAAGAATCAATTGAAACCGACCAGCCGGGTTTCTCGCCATGAAGACACCAATGATGACGGTGTTTATGACAAGCACACCGTGTTTGCGGATAACCTTTCGTTGCCTCGGATGGTGTTGCCGCTGCTGGATCGAGTGATTATTGGCGAGACCAACACGCTGGATTTGAAGAGCTATCAGGACACCGATGATGATGGTGTTGCCGATAAGGTCGAAATGTGGTGCGAGCGGGGACGCGTTGGGAACAACCTGGAACACCAAACCAGTGGGCTGATTTGGAATATTGATAATTGGCTGTACGCGACTTACACCCACGAACGGATTCGGTTCACCAATGGCAAGGTCGTGCGTGAGCCGATGCCTCACGGGTCGGGTCAGTGGGGATTAACGCATGATGATGTCGGCCGGATTTACTACTCAACAGCGGGTGGCGAGAATCCAGCGATGGACTTTCAACGTCCGATTATCTACGGCAAGTTGGCACTGAAAGGTGAGCAGGCTCCTGGATTTCGGGAGGTGTTTCCAATCGACAATGTGCCCGATGTGCAGGGCGGATTAAAGCGAGTCCGTGATGACAATTCGCTGACGGTCTTTACGGCGTGTTGCGGGCAATCTGTTTATCGCGGCAACCAAATGCCAGCGGACTTTAATGGCGACCTGCTGATTCCCGAGCCGGTGGGGCGGTTGGTGCGACGAGCCAAGGCCACCAATGATCAGGGCCGGATTGTGTTGTCCAATGCCTACGATCAGGCTGAGTTCATCGCGGCGACGGACCCGAACTTTCGGCCCGTCAACAGTGCGACGGGGCCGGACGGTTGCTTGTACTTGGTGGACATGTATCGCGGGATCATCCAAGAGGGAAACTGGGTGCGGAAGGGATCGTACCTGCGTGGTGTGGTTCAAGAGTATGAGTTGGAAAAGAACGTCGGTCGCGGACGCATCTTTCGCATCGATCACGAGACGACCCGCCGTGGCCCCCAGCCTCGGATGCTGGACGAGACTCCAGGGCAGCTTGTGGCACACCTCTCGCACGCCAATGGTTGGTGGCGAAGTGAGGCCCAGAAGCTGATTGTCTTGCATGGTGATCGGGCAGTCGTCCCCGCATTGCAGGAGATGGCAGTGTCGAATTCGAATCCGTTGGCGCGGTTGCACGCGTTGTGGACGCTTGAAGGTCTGGATAGCGTCACCGCTGAAGTTCTGAAGAAGGCTTTTGCTGATGCGGATTGGCGAGTTCGCAGCGCGGCGGTTCGGGTTGCGGAGCCATTGTTAGCGGTTGATCGCTCGCTAGATGCGGATGTCGTCTTGCTATCGAAAGACAGTCAGCCAGATGTGTTGATTCAGACCATGTTGTCGGTTGGTCGCGGGCAGCATCCTGCCGCAGATCAGATTATCAACCAGATTGTTTCAGCGAACCGCGATAACGAAGCGATCGCTGGGCTGAGCGATCAGATCGCAGCGAACCGTGCGGCTGCTTTGGCCGAACAGCGTAAGCTGGATGAAATGCGACGTCGCAACCGTGAGTTAGCCGAGTCGGTTGAACGTGGTGCGAAGACTTACAAGACTTTATGCACGGAATGTCATGGTCCTGACGGCAAGGGGCAGCATTCGCCGGAATTGAAGGATGTTGTGCTTGCACCTCCCTTGGCTGGTTCCGCTCGAGTTCGGGGACACAAGGAGCGGTTGGCGCGGATCTTGTTGCATGGACTGGTTGGGCCGGTTGATGAGAAGACTTACGCGGCCGGACTGATGTTGCCGATGGGGGCTCACGATGATGAATGGATCGCGGATGTCGCGAATTTTGTTCGCAACCAATGGGGCAACGAGTCTCCGATCGTCAGTCCCGCTGACGTCGCACGGATTCGTGATACGTCGAAACGGCGGATCGGGCCGTGGACACTTTCAGAGCTGGAATTCTACGCACCCGCGGAAATGGATCGAAGCCTATGGAAGCTGAGTGCCAGTCATAATTCGGGCAGTTTAACGCTGGCGATTGATGGCAATGCCAAGACGCGTTGGGATACAAAAACGGTGCAGAAACCAGGGATGTGGTTTGCGGTCGAGTTTGCCGAACCGCAGCGAGTGATGTCACTCCTTTTGGAATCCAAGGCGTCTCCCAAGGACTATCCGCGTGGTTACACGGTCGAGGTTTCAGTAGACGGAAAGAACTGGAGTGCGCCTGTTGCGAAAGGAACGGGCGACGGTCCCAACATCAATATCGAACTCGATTTGCCGGATCCCATTCGGCATCTGCGGATCACACAAACCGGAAAGGCTCCGAAGCTCTACTGGTCCATTCATGAACTCACGATTCAAGGGAAGGCACCTGGTGAGAAACCAGCCGAATCGATGGCACAAGTGCTTGCCGATGCGGATCCGAGTGAATTGGCCGCCGAGGCACGCGAACTTGGCAATGCGAAAGCCGGGGCCGTGCTCTTCTTCAATCCAGCAATGACTTGTGCGAATTGTCATGAGCCAGCAAGCGGCCCGCGTTTGGCACCAGATCTTGCGGCGAAGCGCGAGGGAGTGAGCGATCGGTTCCTGGTGGAAGCGGTCCTGCATCCATCCAAAGAGATCCGTAAAGAGTTTGCTCAGGAGTTGGTCTTGACCGTCGATGGTACGACCGTGATGGGATTCAAGGACAGCGAGTCCGATGACGTACTTGTTTTGCGAGATCCGGCCAGCGGTAAGCTGATCGAGGTCGCGCAGGATGATATCGAATTCACCAAAACGGGTACCGTTTCGG